Proteins from a genomic interval of Salvelinus sp. IW2-2015 linkage group LG14, ASM291031v2, whole genome shotgun sequence:
- the LOC111973157 gene encoding probable G-protein coupled receptor 63 — protein MVYSTVVPPVEAGETNKTSLCCLVTAGLLNLSDHLHHGQPDTEDMSMENSSYGSSFSPLDLDTVTRTVEAQESVQGVNLPLQVFFCTAMVSILLVAFLGNVVVVLMVYQRAAMRSAINILLASLAFADMMLAILNMPFALVTVVTTHWIFGDVFCRVSAMFFWLFVIEGMVILLIISIDRFLIIVQKQDKLSPHRAKVLIVIAWTVSLCLSFPLAIGHPSLQIPSRAPQCVFGYTSEPGYHAYVLLLMLVFFFIPFMVMLYTFMGILNTIRHNAVRIHSHPDSICLSQASKLGLMSLQRPFEMNIDMSFKTRAFTTILILFSVFTVCWAPFTAYSLVSTFSSPFYHKANFFEVSTWFLLLCYLKSALNPLIYYWRIKKFRDACLDLMPKYFKFLPQLPGHTKRRIRPSAVYVCGEHRSVV, from the coding sequence ATGGTTTACTCCACTGTCGTTCCCCCTGTGGAGGCAGGGGAGACCAATAAAACCAGCCTCTGCTGTCTCGTCACGGCAGGGCTGCTGAACCTCTCTGACCACCTCCACCACGGCCAGCCTGACACGGAAGACATGTCCATGGAAAACAGCTCATATGGCTCCTCCTTTTCACCTCTGGACCTGGACACAGTTACGCGAACAGTCGAGGCCCAGGAGAGTGTTCAGGGTGTCAACCTGCCCCTCCAGGTGTTCTTCTGCACGGCCATGGTCTCCATCCTGTTGGTGGCCTTCCTGGGGAACGTGGTGGTGGTCCTGATGGTCTACCAGCGTGCCGCCATGCGATCCGCCATCAACATCCTGTTGGCCAGCCTGGCCTTCGCAGACATGATGCTGGCCATCCTGAACATGCCCTTTGCCCTGGTTACTGTGGTGACCACACACTGGATCTTCGGGGATGTCTTCTGCCGAGTGTCGGCCATGTTCTTCTGGCTCTTTGTCATAGAGGGCATGGTCATCCTGCTTATAATAAGCATAGATCGGTTCCTGATCATAGTCCAGAAACAGGACAAATTGAGTCCCCACAGAGCCAAAGTGCTCATAGTCATCGCTTGGACTGTCTCCTTATGTTTATCTTTCCCACTAGCCATAGGCCACCCATCTCTCCAGATCCCCTCTAGAGCTCCACAGTGTGTGTTCGGCTACACCAGCGAGCCGGGTTACCATGCCTACGTGTTGCTCCTCATGCTGGTCTTCTTCTTCATCCCCTTCATGGTCATGCTGTACACCTTCATGGGGATCCTGAACACCATCCGGCACAACGCTGTGCGCATccacagccacccggacagcatCTGTCTGAGTCAGGCCAGCAAGCTGGGGCTCATGAGCCTGCAGAGGCCCTTTGAGATGAACATAGACATGAGCTTCAAGACGCGTGCCTTCACCaccatcctcatcctcttctcgGTGTTCACCGTGTGCTGGGCGCCCTTCACCGCCTACAGCCTGGTTTCCACCTTCAGCAGCCCCTTCTACCACAAGGCCAATTTCTTTGAAGTCAGCACCTGGTTCCTTTTGTTGTGCTATCTCAAGTCTGCACTCAACCCTCTCATTTACTACTGGCGGATCAAGAAGTTCCGCGACGCCTGCCTTGACCTGATGCCCAAGTATTTCAAGTTTCTTCCTCAGCTGCCCGGCCACACAAAGCGACGTATCCGACCCAgcgctgtgtatgtgtgtggggagCATCGCTCTGTGGTTTAA